Genomic DNA from Paenibacillus sp. KS-LC4:
ATTTCCATTTATTTCGAGTATGATTGACATACAAATTTGTAGTGGCCCAGACGATAAAGAGCAGCCAGTATATAATAAGCAATACACGCCCCAAAAAATAAAATTGATATGGATACTTCCATTGCATCACATCAATAGCAAAAGTTACAGTACGATCGGTGCTTTGAGCCAATAATGAATATTTATAGTTTTTAATAAGCCAAACACCGTTTGGAGTAGGAGTTTTAAATTCCCCATAAGAATTGATAGGCGTGTTCGCAGGATATATATATTCATAAGGATACTCTAGACTAGATTTTCCGGCAGGAACCCGTTTAAACCCGATTGCCGAAATACTCGTATTATTTTCCAAAATATCGACTAGGAGCTCCTCGGACATTTCATCATTATTAGCGTATGTTTTAGCCACATCAAAAACCTGATTTAATTTGTCTTGTGAAATATTGTCGTTCCATACGCTATATAGAAGTAAAATAGCAGAGCCTAAAACACCAAGTATCACAATGAGCGCTAAAAATCTCCTTGCTCGCGTACGGCGAATAACATCATTTTCGGTTAATTCCTTCTTTAGTTTATTTACATCGCCGAATTTTTCAAAGGCAGTTCGAATGCTCTCTTCCAAAGAAAGACCTTGGCTTTGCAATTCATCTATAGACTCCAGCAAGTGGACACGCATTTCTTCCTTAAGCTCTCTTACTTGAGCGGTATCCCGTACATTTTGGTATAGCTCATCAATAAATGCATCAATTTGCTTCATCATTCGACCCCTTCCAAAAAAGTGGAAAGCACTTGATTAATTTCAATCCACTCCTGTTTTTTCTGCCTCAATCGATCTACACCGCCGGTAAGAATTTTATAATACTTCCTTCTGCTGCCCCCAGACTCGCTGTCATTCCAATATGATTCAATAAGCCCGTTTTTCTCCATTCTTTTCAAAGATAAATACATCGTTCCCTCTTTTAATTCAAATTGTGATTTATGATGAGCCATCTTAGCCATCTCGTAACCGTACATATCTTTCTCAAACAACAACGAAAGAATAATAATATCGATATAGCCCTTCAAAATCTCTTTCTCAATTGGCAAAAGGTGTCACCTCCTAAACTGCATTATATATTTATATACATTGCTATGCAAGGTAGTTGATCAAAATAGACACCCAACCCGCACAACCTTTAAGCAGCAAGTGAAAAAGCACCCCCTCGCTCTCATTGAGCGAAGGGGTGCTTCGATTAGGATTGATAATACGTTCTGAAGTAAGCTCCTGAGTCGGTTTTAAGGTGAGGCGGATAATGGTTGCTTTTCAGATAGGTGCCAAAGGTCCAAAAGCGTCTGACGCTATCCTTAGTAAAATAAGTGGAGGTTGCCATCGGAACGGTAGTCAGTCCGTTTTTGTCCATCGTTTCGGGAGCGAGACGGCTGAATTTGAAAAATCCGTTCCCATTCCCATTGCCAATGGCGTTATAGAAGCCCATAAGATCCATTTTCTCCGCATGCGTCTGGATGGTCATTTCCGTGAAGGCCATGTAAACACTGTTATCAAGCTTGCCCCAAGAAGCAATAGAATCAGCAAAATAGCTTGCATAAACCCCCTTCGCCTCCCCCTTGCCCGTCACGGGAACATCGACGAAAATCATTCGGTGAAGCTTGACCGTAGCGACCTTCTTGGCTTTAATCGGGCTGTCAACCACATCAGCAAAGGAGGTAAACGGCATTCGGCTCTGCTCTACATTAATATAGGCGTCCTCATGAGAAAGCAGCAATTTCAAATCTTTTGGACTAAGCTTGCTTGGCTCCTCCACTCCGAGTCTAGGAGAATAACCGCTGTCATAGGCTTCAGCGACAGCTTCCTCAAGACTCATTCCAAGCTCCTCAAGCTTGACGAATTTATAACGTTGGCTATAGCCATTTACATACTGCTGGTAATCCAGTCCGATGCCAGGAATGCTGAGATACGGCTCTAATGTACGGGCATCAATATGCTGATCCAAGTTAATTCCAACCTTGGCAACAGCTTCGAGCCGATAGCTTCCATCTTCGTTGTAATAAGATTCCCGCGAATATTTATATTTCGTAATGCTGGTCAGGTTAGTGCCGGTTAATCCTACCTCGCGCAGCTCATTTAAAGCCTGATAGCCTTCGGCTTTGGTGCCCTCCACTCGCTTATAGCGGAGCAGACTAGCTGCTAGCTCCGCTTTCGAAATGGGATCAGCAGGCCGAAACGTGCCATCCTGCATCCCTGTAATAATGCCCGTTCCTCGAATAACGGCGATGTACGGAATTTGCTTGTCCGCAATGCCGCCTTTAAAAGTCTCAGGAGTAGGCAGCAACGTATTCACCGTATCCGCTAGCGCTTGCTTGAAGCTTTCGTCGGACGCCGCAAGTCCGCTAGCCATCCATTTCATGATCTCATAGCGGGTCACCGCCTTGTCAGGCTGGAAGCCATTGGGGTAGTCATTTTTCGCAATCATTCCAAGGGCAACAAGCTTACGCACATCGCTGCGGCTGCTATGGTTGTCCAGATCGGGA
This window encodes:
- a CDS encoding S-layer homology domain-containing protein, with protein sequence MSLVYLSKEQAVSAREVVQEFASSSAVKVNKNLTRAEAASMLSRVTQLPKPDMANVASVFPDLDNHSSRSDVRKLVALGMIAKNDYPNGFQPDKAVTRYEIMKWMASGLAASDESFKQALADTVNTLLPTPETFKGGIADKQIPYIAVIRGTGIITGMQDGTFRPADPISKAELAASLLRYKRVEGTKAEGYQALNELREVGLTGTNLTSITKYKYSRESYYNEDGSYRLEAVAKVGINLDQHIDARTLEPYLSIPGIGLDYQQYVNGYSQRYKFVKLEELGMSLEEAVAEAYDSGYSPRLGVEEPSKLSPKDLKLLLSHEDAYINVEQSRMPFTSFADVVDSPIKAKKVATVKLHRMIFVDVPVTGKGEAKGVYASYFADSIASWGKLDNSVYMAFTEMTIQTHAEKMDLMGFYNAIGNGNGNGFFKFSRLAPETMDKNGLTTVPMATSTYFTKDSVRRFWTFGTYLKSNHYPPHLKTDSGAYFRTYYQS
- a CDS encoding PadR family transcriptional regulator, giving the protein MPIEKEILKGYIDIIILSLLFEKDMYGYEMAKMAHHKSQFELKEGTMYLSLKRMEKNGLIESYWNDSESGGSRRKYYKILTGGVDRLRQKKQEWIEINQVLSTFLEGVE
- a CDS encoding permease prefix domain 1-containing protein gives rise to the protein MMKQIDAFIDELYQNVRDTAQVRELKEEMRVHLLESIDELQSQGLSLEESIRTAFEKFGDVNKLKKELTENDVIRRTRARRFLALIVILGVLGSAILLLYSVWNDNISQDKLNQVFDVAKTYANNDEMSEELLVDILENNTSISAIGFKRVPAGKSSLEYPYEYIYPANTPINSYGEFKTPTPNGVWLIKNYKYSLLAQSTDRTVTFAIDVMQWKYPYQFYFLGRVLLIIYWLLFIVWATTNLYVNHTRNKWKWIVIFTLFNVIGYWLYIDEIKSAQLRRSWLYIKMIACLAGLYIGYRGINLMLLPTKSGDMDIIVFGMDIPLNTQSLIIYGAVFVLAGIFLVLTPIVIHNKLVWKKG